A region of Gadus morhua chromosome 18, gadMor3.0, whole genome shotgun sequence DNA encodes the following proteins:
- the LOC115531595 gene encoding disco-interacting protein 2 homolog A-like, with product MSLQAIDSIHQVGVHCLALVPANTLPKAPLGGIQISETKQRFLEGFLHPCNVLMCPHTCVTHLPKPRQKQAGRRSVMRAVTLALQMIITNSDVFDEDNVTLAAQAGLRAGHRGRSCFHGSGKPGCWEEDRPGLRGERPVPAGPDSNTVYVDMKALRRDRVRLVERGSPHSLLLMESGKILPGVKVIVANTETKGLLGDSEIWVSSPDNATGYYTVYGEEALHTDHLITRLCFGDTVTNWARTGYLGFLRHTELTDASGEHHDALYVVGSLDETLELRGMRYHPIDIGTSVIASVTQSIAEWGKYAFWQGEFIHNVCIHLPSAVFTCTNLLVVLGELEGSEQEALDLVALVTNVVLKEHYLIVGVVVMGPGVIPISSRGEKARMHLRNGFLADQLDPIDVAYNM from the exons ATGTCCCTGCAGGCCATCGACAGCATCCACCAGGTGGGGGTGCACTGTCTGGCGCTGGTCCCCGCCAACACGCTGCCCAAGGCCCCGCTGGGGGGCATCCAGATCTCGGAGACCAAGCAGCGCTTCCTGGAGGGCTTCCTGCACCCCTGCAACGTGCTCATGTGCCCCCACACCTGCGTCACCCACCTGCCCAAGCCCCGGCAGAAACAAGCCGGTAGGCGGTCGGTCATGAGGGCCGTGACGCTGGCCCTGCAGATGATAATAACGAACAGTGATGTGTTTGATGAGGATAACGTGACGCTGGCTGCTCAGGCTGGTCTCAGGGCAGGGCACAGAGGTCGGTCCTGCTTCCATGGTAGTGGGAAACCTGGTTGCTGGGAAGAGGATCGCCCAGGCCTGCGAGGTGAGAGACCTGTCCCAGCTG GACCGGACTCCAACACGGTTTACGTGGACATGAAGGCCCTCCGGCGTGACAG GGTCCGTCTGGTGGAGAGGGGGTCACCTCACAGCCTTCTACTGATGGAGTCTGGGAAG ATCCTGCCTGGCGTTAAGGTGATCGTGGCCAACACAGAGACCAAGGGGCTCCTCGGGGACTCTGAG ATTTGGGTGAGCAGCCCCGACAATGCGACGGGGTACTACACCGTGTACGGAGAGGAGGCGCTGCACACGGACCACCTCATCACCAGACTCTGCTTTGGAGACACGGTCACCAACTGGGCCAGGACGGGCTACCTGGGCTTCCTGCGGCACACGGAGCTGACCGACGCCAGCGGAG AGCACCACGACGCCCTCTATGTGGTGGGCTCCCTGGACGAGACGCTAGAGCTGAGGGGGATGCGGTACCACCCCATTGACATCGGGACCTCCGTCATCGCCTCCGTCACTCAGAGCATCGCTGAGTG GGGTAAATATGCCTTTTGGCAAGGTGAGTTTATTCATAATGTATGTATCCATCTCCCCAGCGCAGTGTTCACCTGCACCAACCTGCTTGTGGTGTtgggggagctggagggctcTGAGCAGGAGGCCCTGGACCTGGTGGCCCTGGTCACCAACGTGGTGCTGAAGGAGCACTACCTGATCGTGGGCGTGGTGGTGATGGGCCCCGGCGTCATCCCCATCAGCTCCCGCGGGGAGAAGGCGCGCATGCACCTCCGGAACGGCTTCCTGGCCGACCAGCTGGACCCCATTGACGTGGCCTACAACATGTGA
- the bbs1 gene encoding BBSome complex member BBS1, with protein sequence MSSGTEMNAESSKWLDAHYDPVANLYTFSSCIDLADLNGDGENRLVIGDLGTGSSNMKLKVYRGTALMNESTLLDLPTGLVSFLMDLHEPRIPAIAVASGPFIYVYKNLRPYFKFTLPSLEINALEQDVWQQAREGQIDPLALKELLEGIRDTADVPLSVRSLRYLGLETQDMEEFVSLHKQQPIRRQTVITCIGTLKKSSADEDGVSCLVIGTESNDVYILDPEAFTILSKLSLPSAPTMMDVTGQFDVEFRITVACRNGNIYILRRESSKPKYCIELSSHPVGLVRVGKNVVVGCAEERLYGFTQKGKKLWTAQLPAPITTMATMDLPTRGFQAVLVGLANCEVHLYRDKNLVSTIKSPDVVTGLRFGRYGREDGALVMTTKGGGLAVKILKRTAAFDERDAAPGPPPAQSVRLNVPKKTKLYVDQTLREREHATAMHRAFQMDLSRVRLAAAQAYVRALEASLTPMSANPAAPLKLNAVVQGLGPAFKLTLNVQNTAASRPILNLTVSFLYDGGLYSMRTPYFRIPLLVPGLVYPFETLVECTSDKGISDVIKVFVLHDGKTAPLLTAHINMPVSEGLALE encoded by the exons ATGTCTTCAGGGACCGAGATGAACGCCGAATCGAGTAAGTGGCTGGACGCTCATTACGATCCGGTGGCGAATCTCTACACATTCTCATCATGTATAGACCTTGCGGACCTAAACGGGGACGGAGAGAACAGACTTGTTATTGGAGATCTGGGCACGGGCTCCTCCAACATGAAGCTGAAGGTGTACCGCGGAACAGCGCTGATGAATGAGAGCACGCTACTGGATCTGCCCACTGGCTTGGTGTCATTTCTCATGGACCTGCACGAACCTCGTATCCCTGCTATTGCTGTTGCCTCTGGTCCTTTTATCTATGTGTACAAGAACCTCAGACCCTACTTCAAATTCACACTACCAAGCCTTGAGATCAATGCTCTGGAACAG GACGTGTGGCAGCAGGCGAGGGAGGGGCAGATCGATCCGCTGGCGTtgaaggagctgctggagggCATACGCGACACGGCCGACGTCCCGCTCTCGGTGCGCTCCCTGCGGTACCTGGGTCTGGAGACACAGGACATGGAGGAGTTTGTGAGCCTGCACAAGCAGCAACCCATACGAAGACAG actgtGATCACGTGCATCGGGACGCTGAAGAAGAGCTCGGCGGACGAGGACGGGGTCAGCTGTCTGGTGATCGGCACGGAGAGCAACGACGTGTACATCCTGGACCCCGAGGCCTTCACCATCCTCTCTAAG CTGTCGCTGCCCAGCGCTCCCACCATGATGGACGTGACGGGCCAGTTTGACGTGGAGTTCCGCATCACGGTGGCCTGCCGCAATGGAAACATCTACATCCTCCGCAG GGAGTCATCCAAACCCAAGTACTGCATCGAGCTGTCCTCCCACCCCGTGGGGCTGGTGAGGGTCGGCAAGAacgtggtggtgggctgtgccGAAGAACGACTATACGGCTTCACACAGAAG ggtAAGAAGCTGTGGACGGCCCAGCTCCCggcccccatcaccaccatggCCACCATGGACCTCCCCACCCGGGGCTTCCAGGCCGTGCTGGTGGGCCTGGCCAACTGCGAGGTGCACCTTTACCGGGACAAGAACCTGGTCAGCACCATCAAGAGCCCCGACGTGGTCACCGGCCTGCGCTTCGGCCGCTACGGCCGCGAGGACGGGGCGCTGGTCATGACCACCAAGGGCGGCGGCCTGGCGGTGAAGATCCTGAAGCGCACGGCGGCGTTCGACGAGCGCGACGCAGCCCCGGGCCCACCGCCGGCCCAGAGCGTGCGGCTCAACGTGCCCAAGAAGACCAAGCTGTACGTGGACCAGACGCTGCGGGAGCGCGAGCACGCCACCGCCATGCACCGCGCCTTCCAGATGGACCTGAGCCGCGTGCGTCTGGCGGCGGCCCAGGCCTACGTCAGGGCCCTGGAGGCCAGCCTGACGCCCATGTCGGCCAACCCGGCGGCCCCGCTCAAGCTCAACGCCGTGGTGCAGGGGCTGGGCCCGGCGTTCAAGCTCACGCTCAACGTGCAGAACACGGCCGCCAGCCGGCCCATCCTGAACCTGACGGTGAGCTTCCTCTACGACGGCGGGCTGTACAGCATGCGGACGCCCTACTTCCGGATCCCGCTGCTGGTGCCGGGCCTGGTGTACCCCTTCGAGACGCTGGTGGAGTGCACCAGCGACAAGGGCATCTCGGACGTCATCAAGGTGTTTGTCCTGCATGACGGGAAGACGGCGCCGCTGCTGACCGCGCACATCAACATGCCCGTCAGCGAGGGGCTGGCGCTGGAGTGA